From Pagrus major chromosome 18, Pma_NU_1.0, a single genomic window includes:
- the LOC141013290 gene encoding nuclear cap-binding protein subunit 1, producing MSRRRHSDENDGGQAHKRRRTSEPIEIEDRLESLICRVGEKSTSSLESNLEGLAGVLEADLPNYKNKILRILCAVARLLPEKLTVYTTLVGLLNARNYNFGGEFVEAMIRQLKETLKNNLYNEAVYLVRFLSDLVNCHVIAAPSMVAMFENFVSVTQEEDVPQVRSDWFVYVVLSCLPWVGKELYEKKDVEMDRLLSQIEGYLKGRVKTHVPMLQVWTAEKPHPQEEYLDCLWAQIQKLKKDRWQERHILRPYIAFDSVLCEALQHNLPPFTPPGHMPDAQYPMPRVVFRMFDYTDAPEGPVMPGSHSVERFVIEENLHCIIKTHWKERKTCAAQLLSYPGKNKIPLNYHIVEVIFGELFQLPVPPHIDVMYTTLLIELCKLQPGSLPQVLAQATEMLYMRLDTMNTTCIDRLINWFAHHLSNFQFRWSWDDWSDCLTVDLDKPKPKFVKEVLEKCMRLSYHQRIVDIVPPTFSALIPAEPIFIYKYEDESASSLPGYPVSIAVSNAIKNRATNEEILAILKDVPNPNQEDDDDEGETFNPLRVDVFLQTLLHLAAKSFSHSFSALGKFHEILKNLTESDEGKLHILKVVYDVWRNHPQMIAVLVDKMIRTQIVDCAAVANWLFSQDMAHEFTRLFIWEILHSTIRKMDKHVQKIQQELEEAKDKLEKQQHKRRDSGDDEDMDKASEDEEGQLEEQIERLQEKVESAQSEQKNLFLVIFQRFIMLLTEHLVRCETGSVDISTPWYKNCIERLQQIFLMHHVTIQQYMGTLENLLFTAELDPHILAVYQQFCALQL from the exons GAGGTCAGGCCCacaagaggaggagaacatCGGAGCCCATTGAAATTGAAGACCGGCTGGAGTCTCTGATATGTCGTGTGGGGGAGAAG AGTACATCATCCCTGGAGAGCAACTTGGAGGGCCTCGCAGGCGTGTTGGAGGCTGACCTTCCgaactacaaaaataaaattctgcgTATTTTATGTGCTGT CGCCCGCCTCCTACCTGAGAAGCTGACTGTGTATACTACTTTAGTCGGCCTTCTGAATGCCAGGAACTACAACTTCGGGGGCGAGTTTGTTGAGGCCATGATCAGACAACTCAAGGAGACACTGAAGAACAACTTGTACAATGAAGCTGTTTACTTG GTGCGTTTTCTGTCTGACTTGGTCAACTGCCATGTGATCGCTGCTCCTTCAATGGTGGCCATGTTTGAAAACTTTGTCAGTGTTACTCAAGAGGAGGATGTACCACAG GTTCGGTCGGACTGGTTTGTGTATGTAGTGCTGTCCTGTCTGCCCTGGGTCGGTAAGGAGCTTTATGAGAAGAAGGATGTTGAGATGGACCGACTTCTCAGCCAGATCGAAGGCTACCTCAA GGGGCGAGTAAAGACACACGTCCCCATGCTGCAGGTGTGGACAGCAGAGAAACCCCACCCACAAGAGGAG TACCTGGACTGCCTCTGGGCCCAGATTCAGAAGCTAAAGAAAGACCGCTGGCAGGAGCGCCACATCCTTCGTCCATACATCGCCTTTGACAGTGTGCTCTGTGAGGCCCTGCAACACAACCTGCCCCCCTTCACCCCACCGGGCCACATGCCAGACGCCCAGTACCCCATGCCCCGGGTCGTCTTCCGCATGTTCGACTACACTGACGCCCCCgag GGTCCAGTTATGCCCGGCAGCCATTCTGTGGAGAGATTTGTCATAGAAGAAAACCTGCACTGTATCATCAAGACTCActggaaagagaggaaaacatg TGCTGCTCAGTTACTGAGCTATCCAGGGAAAAATAAGATTCCGCTCAACTATCACATCGTGGAG gtgaTCTTTGGAGAACTTTTCCAGCTGCCCGTTCCGCCTCACATCGACGTCATGTACACCACACTGCTTATTGAGCTCTGCAAACTGCAGCCCGGATCTTTGCCACAAGTT TTGGCCCAAGCCACAGAGATGCTCTACATGAGACTGGACACCATGAACACCACCTGCATAGACAG aCTAATCAACTGGTTTGCTCACCACTTGAGCAACTTCCAGTTTCGATGGAGCTGGGATGACTG GTCCGACTGCTTGACTGTCGATCTCGACAAGCCCAAGCCCAAGTTTGTCAAAGAGGTTCTGGAGAAGTGTATGAG ACTCTCGTACCATCAGCGGATAGTGGACATCGTCCCTCCAACCTTCTCAGCACTCATCCCAGCTGAACCCATCTTTATCTACAAATACGAAGATGAGAGCGCTT CTTCGTTACCAGGCTACCCCGTGTCCATCGCTGTGTCCAACGCCATCAAGAACCGCGCAACCAACGAAGAGATCCTGGCCATCCTCAAAGATGTGCCCAACCCCAAccaagaagatgatgatg ATGAGGGGGAGACTTTCAACCCTCTGAGGGTCGACGTGTTCCTGCAGACTCTGCTCCATCTGGCTGCCAAATCCTTCAGTCACTCATTCAGTGCCCTCGGCAA GTTTCATGAGATCCTGAAGAACCTGACAGAAAGCGACGAGGGCAAACTGCACATCCTCAAGGTGGTTTATGACGTGTGGAGGAATCACCCGCag ATGATCGCAGTGTTGGTGGACAAAATGATTCGGACGCAGATCGTCGACTGTGCCGCTGTCGCTAACTGGCTCTTCTCTCAGGATATGGCTCATGAGTTCACCAG ACTTTTCATCTGGGAGATTCTGCACTCGACCATCCGGAAGATGGACAAACATGTCCAGAAGATCCAGCAGGAGTTGGAGGAGGCCAAGGACAAACTGGAGAAACAGCAGCACAAGAGG AGGGACAGTGGTGACGATGAAGACATGGACAAGGCCAGCGAGGATGAGGAGGGTCAGTTGGAGGAGCAGATCGAGAGGCTACAGGAGAAGGTGGAGTCTGCTCAGAGCGAACAGAAAAACCTCTTCCTCGTCATCTTCCAG cgCTTCATCATGTTGTTGACGGAGCATCTGGTTCGCTGTGAGACGGGCAGTGTCGACATCAGCACGCCCTGGTACAAAAACTGTATCGAGCGGCTGCAGCAGATCTTCCTCATG CACCATGTGACCATCCAGCAGTACATGGGAACCCTGGAGAACCTGCTGTTCACTGCAGAGCTCGACCCTCACATCCTGGCCGTCTACCAGCAGTTCTGTGCCCTGcaactctga